The following proteins are co-located in the Candidatus Accumulibacter cognatus genome:
- a CDS encoding elongation factor Ts, translating to MAEITASMVKELRERTDAPMMECKRALTEAAGDLAKAEEILRVKLGSKASKAASRITAEGVVAIHRSNDHKLGAMIEINCETDFVGKNDEFLKLARDCAVLVAEHDPADVAALSALPMGEGSVESTRTALVGKIGENMSIRRFARITAKGRLAAYVHGGAKIGVLVDYLGGDDQLGKDLAMHIAATKPKALDSSGVAVDLIESERRIAIEKAREAGKPEALIEKIAEGSIQKFLNEVTLLGQVFVKAEDGKQTIAQLLKAKGASVAGFTLFVVGEGIAKRTNDFAAEVAAQAAAAAQK from the coding sequence ATGGCGGAAATTACCGCAAGTATGGTGAAAGAGCTACGCGAAAGAACCGATGCGCCGATGATGGAGTGCAAACGGGCACTGACGGAGGCCGCCGGCGACCTCGCCAAAGCTGAAGAGATTCTGCGCGTCAAACTCGGTTCCAAGGCCAGCAAGGCGGCCAGTCGGATTACCGCCGAGGGTGTCGTGGCGATCCACAGATCGAATGACCACAAGCTTGGTGCAATGATCGAAATCAACTGCGAAACAGACTTTGTCGGCAAGAATGACGAATTTCTGAAATTGGCCAGAGATTGCGCGGTACTGGTCGCCGAGCATGACCCGGCGGACGTGGCTGCTTTGTCGGCGTTGCCGATGGGCGAGGGCAGCGTCGAATCGACTCGTACTGCGCTGGTTGGCAAGATCGGCGAGAACATGTCGATCCGCCGTTTTGCGCGCATCACTGCCAAGGGCAGGCTTGCTGCCTATGTCCATGGCGGAGCCAAGATCGGTGTCCTCGTCGATTATCTTGGCGGTGACGATCAGCTAGGCAAGGACCTGGCCATGCACATTGCCGCGACTAAACCGAAAGCGCTGGACTCATCGGGTGTAGCCGTTGATCTGATCGAGAGCGAACGGCGAATTGCCATCGAGAAAGCGCGCGAAGCCGGCAAGCCGGAAGCGTTGATCGAAAAGATTGCCGAAGGCTCGATTCAAAAGTTCCTGAATGAAGTGACACTGCTTGGCCAAGTATTTGTCAAGGCCGAAGATGGCAAGCAAACTATCGCCCAATTGCTCAAGGCTAAGGGCGCTTCAGTTGCCGGATTCACGTTGTTCGTTGTCGGTGAGGGCATTGCCAAGCGGACCAACGACTTCGCTGCCGAGGTGGCCGCACAGGCTGCCGCTGCCGCGCAGAAGTAA
- a CDS encoding UMP kinase gives MSETSPSYKRILLKLSGEALMGGDAYGINRQTIWAIVAEIKGVVDLGVQVGVVIGGGNIFRGVAPAARGMDRAQADYMGMLATVMNGLALHDAMRAAGMVSRVQSALNIEQVVEPYIRAKAIRYLEQGRTVIFSGGTGNPFFTTDTAAALRGAEIGAEIVLKATKVDGIYSADPNKDPQATRYDRISFDDAIAQNLAVMDATAFALCRDQKLPINVFSIFKQGALKRVAMGEKEGTLVYC, from the coding sequence ATGTCCGAGACCTCGCCAAGCTATAAACGCATCCTTCTCAAGCTCTCGGGCGAGGCATTGATGGGTGGTGATGCTTACGGCATCAACCGGCAGACGATCTGGGCCATCGTTGCAGAGATCAAGGGGGTTGTCGATCTGGGTGTGCAGGTCGGCGTGGTCATTGGCGGTGGCAACATTTTTCGCGGTGTGGCGCCTGCCGCCCGAGGAATGGACCGTGCCCAGGCGGACTACATGGGCATGCTGGCGACGGTCATGAACGGCCTCGCGTTGCACGATGCCATGCGGGCTGCCGGCATGGTCTCGCGGGTACAGTCGGCGCTGAACATTGAACAGGTGGTGGAGCCCTACATTCGTGCCAAGGCAATTCGATACCTGGAGCAAGGGCGGACAGTGATCTTTTCCGGGGGAACCGGTAATCCGTTCTTTACTACTGACACGGCTGCGGCCTTGCGCGGCGCAGAGATCGGTGCCGAAATCGTGCTCAAGGCCACCAAGGTCGATGGCATCTACTCCGCCGATCCCAACAAGGATCCGCAGGCGACCCGTTATGATCGGATCAGCTTCGATGACGCGATCGCGCAAAATCTCGCGGTGATGGATGCCACCGCGTTTGCGCTGTGCCGCGATCAGAAGCTACCGATCAACGTCTTCTCGATATTCAAGCAGGGTGCACTGAAGCGGGTAGCGATGGGCGAAAAAGAGGGTACCCTGGTCTATTGCTGA
- the frr gene encoding ribosome recycling factor — protein MSIAEVKRTAEHKMQRSLETLRVDLAKVRTGRAHIGLLDHVQVEYYGSHVPINTVANVTVLDARTLGVQAWEKGMAAKVEKAIRDSDLGLNPAAQGDLIRVPMPALTEERRRDLIKVVKGECEGAKVAVRNLRRDAIATLKEMLKNKECSEDEEHRAQDEIQKLTDRYVAEIDKQLSHKETDLMAI, from the coding sequence ATGTCCATAGCTGAAGTAAAGAGAACCGCTGAACACAAGATGCAGAGATCACTTGAGACACTCAGGGTCGATCTGGCGAAAGTACGGACGGGGCGTGCCCATATCGGCCTGCTCGATCATGTGCAGGTCGAGTACTACGGGTCGCATGTGCCAATCAACACGGTCGCCAACGTGACTGTGCTCGACGCCCGTACGCTTGGTGTCCAGGCCTGGGAAAAAGGGATGGCGGCAAAGGTCGAGAAAGCCATTCGTGACAGTGATTTGGGTCTAAATCCAGCAGCTCAGGGAGATCTGATCCGCGTACCGATGCCGGCTTTGACCGAGGAGAGGCGCCGTGATCTGATCAAGGTGGTGAAGGGCGAGTGTGAAGGTGCCAAAGTTGCAGTGCGTAATTTGCGACGTGATGCCATCGCGACGCTCAAGGAAATGCTCAAGAACAAGGAATGCTCAGAGGATGAGGAGCATCGTGCCCAGGATGAAATCCAGAAGCTCACGGATCGCTATGTGGCGGAAATCGATAAGCAACTCAGCCACAAGGAAACCGATTTGATGGCCATCTAG
- the uppS gene encoding di-trans,poly-cis-decaprenylcistransferase — MGCFASSTRDVPTASVVPRHVAIIMDGNGRWAKKRLLPRVAGHHRGVETVRTMVRACLERGIEYLTLFAFSSENWRRPQEEVSLLMQLFVRALKEEVKKLDRNGVRLRVIGDLERFDPDLQALIKASENRTAGNSRLTLTIAANYGGRWDILQAINRMLSSDPEKGAEWQEADLTPHLAMSYAPEPDLFIRTGGEQRISNFLLWQLAYSELYFTEVLWPEFDSTAFDAALVSYQQRERRFGRTSEQLSGASAASPTGSRIDA; from the coding sequence ATGGGGTGCTTTGCCAGTTCAACCCGAGACGTTCCGACTGCATCGGTAGTCCCCCGCCATGTCGCGATCATCATGGATGGCAATGGCCGTTGGGCCAAGAAACGCCTGTTGCCGCGCGTCGCCGGCCATCATCGTGGCGTTGAAACGGTGCGTACCATGGTCAGGGCCTGTCTTGAGCGCGGCATCGAATATCTGACGCTGTTTGCTTTCAGTTCAGAAAACTGGCGCCGTCCGCAGGAGGAAGTTTCACTGCTGATGCAGCTCTTCGTCCGCGCTCTCAAGGAAGAGGTCAAGAAGCTCGATCGTAACGGCGTTCGCCTGCGGGTGATCGGTGACCTCGAACGTTTTGATCCTGACCTGCAGGCACTGATCAAGGCATCGGAGAACCGTACGGCAGGCAACAGCCGCCTAACTCTGACGATCGCCGCGAATTATGGTGGACGCTGGGACATCCTGCAGGCGATCAACCGCATGTTGAGCAGTGACCCAGAGAAAGGCGCCGAATGGCAGGAAGCTGACCTGACGCCACATCTGGCGATGAGCTATGCGCCGGAACCGGATCTGTTCATCCGTACCGGTGGAGAGCAGCGGATCAGCAACTTTCTGCTCTGGCAACTCGCGTATTCCGAGTTGTACTTTACCGAGGTGCTCTGGCCCGAGTTCGATTCGACTGCCTTTGACGCAGCCCTGGTCTCTTATCAGCAGCGCGAACGCCGGTTCGGGCGCACCAGCGAACAGTTGAGCGGTGCTTCTGCGGCATCACCGACCGGATCGCGTATCGATGCTTAG
- a CDS encoding phosphatidate cytidylyltransferase, which translates to MLRTRVITAIVLFAAFFGALFYLPPLGWLLFVTAVASIAAWEWGALMRLSAAGQVSLGVLLAVLCAIVAVLQPGAVGLGAGFDATAWRLGAYFYLPAAVFWLLLVPVWLQRRWPLANPVLALATGMVLLLPVWLALIQLRQAGPLALLAIMAIVWLADIGAYFAGRSLGKHKLAPGISPGKTWEGAIGGAVAVLAYGLLMSSRMPTGLAGNLPLLLLVLMVLTAISILGDLFESLLKRQAGLKDSSSILPGHGGVLDRIDSLTSTLPLVALVWLVTRL; encoded by the coding sequence ATGCTTAGGACGCGGGTGATCACCGCGATTGTCCTGTTTGCTGCCTTCTTTGGCGCGCTTTTTTACCTGCCACCGCTGGGTTGGCTGCTCTTCGTCACAGCGGTAGCCAGTATCGCTGCCTGGGAGTGGGGGGCGCTGATGCGCCTCAGTGCAGCGGGACAGGTTTCGCTGGGAGTCCTGTTGGCCGTCCTGTGTGCAATCGTGGCAGTTCTCCAACCAGGGGCGGTCGGTCTGGGTGCCGGCTTCGACGCTACCGCCTGGCGTCTCGGGGCCTATTTCTATTTGCCGGCTGCGGTTTTCTGGCTATTGCTGGTGCCAGTCTGGCTGCAACGGCGCTGGCCTCTTGCCAACCCTGTTCTCGCTCTGGCGACCGGCATGGTACTGCTCCTGCCAGTGTGGCTGGCGCTGATACAATTGCGACAAGCGGGGCCGCTAGCCCTGCTGGCGATCATGGCCATCGTCTGGCTGGCCGATATTGGCGCCTATTTTGCTGGTCGGAGCCTGGGGAAACACAAGCTGGCGCCCGGCATCAGTCCTGGCAAAACCTGGGAAGGTGCGATTGGTGGTGCGGTCGCAGTGCTCGCCTACGGATTGCTGATGTCATCGAGGATGCCCACCGGCCTGGCCGGTAACCTGCCGCTGTTGCTGCTGGTTCTGATGGTGTTGACGGCAATCAGCATTCTGGGAGACCTGTTCGAGTCACTGCTCAAGCGCCAAGCGGGGCTCAAGGATAGCAGCAGCATCCTGCCCGGTCACGGAGGCGTACTTGACCGCATTGACAGTCTTACTTCGACCCTGCCGCTGGTCGCCCTGGTCTGGTTGGTGACGCGGCTTTGA
- a CDS encoding 1-deoxy-D-xylulose-5-phosphate reductoisomerase — protein sequence MASGTAVQQLTILGSTGSIGVSTLDVLRRHRQRYRVVALCAHRQADRLFEQCLEFQPRHAVLGEPALAADLGARLAAAGCPTRVAHGPEALIRMAQLPEVDTVMAAIVGAAGLPPTLAAAVAGKKILLANKEALVMAGSVFMRAVRENGATLLPIDSEHNAIFQSLPANYPGDLAASGVLGLYLTASGGPFLGMATADLDAVSPDEACAHPNWVMGRKISVDCATMMNKGLEVIEAHWLFNVPAERIQVVIHPQSVIHSLVQYVDGSVIAELGNPDMRTPIAHALAYPQRIAAGVEPLDLSQVASLHFERPDLARFPCLALAYRALSEGGSASTTLNAANEVAVQAFLERKIAFTAIARVIATVMDQLPAGVALGSLDEVLTADRVARAAAEQLIARSSG from the coding sequence ATGGCTTCCGGAACGGCCGTGCAGCAGCTCACGATTCTCGGATCGACGGGGTCGATCGGGGTCAGTACGCTTGATGTACTGCGCCGCCACCGGCAACGTTATCGTGTCGTCGCTCTTTGCGCACACCGCCAAGCGGATCGTCTCTTCGAACAGTGTCTCGAGTTTCAGCCGCGCCATGCCGTTCTTGGCGAGCCTGCCCTGGCCGCCGACCTCGGTGCGCGGCTGGCGGCCGCAGGCTGTCCGACCAGGGTCGCGCATGGGCCCGAGGCGCTGATACGGATGGCACAGCTTCCCGAGGTCGATACGGTGATGGCTGCCATCGTTGGCGCAGCGGGCTTGCCGCCCACCCTGGCAGCAGCCGTCGCCGGCAAGAAAATTCTCCTGGCCAACAAGGAAGCCCTGGTCATGGCCGGATCGGTATTCATGCGGGCCGTGCGAGAAAACGGTGCGACCCTGTTGCCGATTGACAGCGAACACAACGCCATCTTCCAATCTCTGCCAGCCAACTATCCCGGTGATCTGGCGGCCAGTGGCGTACTGGGACTGTACCTCACCGCATCGGGGGGGCCATTTCTCGGGATGGCGACTGCCGACCTCGATGCCGTTAGCCCTGACGAGGCCTGCGCCCATCCGAACTGGGTCATGGGACGAAAGATCTCGGTCGATTGCGCGACGATGATGAACAAGGGCCTGGAGGTCATCGAGGCCCACTGGTTGTTCAACGTCCCTGCCGAACGGATTCAGGTGGTCATCCATCCACAAAGCGTGATTCATTCGCTGGTTCAATACGTCGACGGCTCGGTGATCGCCGAACTGGGAAACCCGGACATGCGCACACCGATTGCACATGCCCTGGCCTATCCACAGCGCATCGCCGCCGGTGTTGAGCCGCTGGACCTCTCCCAGGTCGCCTCACTGCATTTCGAGAGACCCGATCTGGCGCGCTTCCCGTGTCTGGCCCTCGCTTATCGTGCGCTCAGCGAGGGGGGTAGTGCGTCGACGACGCTGAATGCCGCCAATGAAGTGGCAGTACAAGCCTTTCTCGAACGGAAGATTGCCTTCACGGCAATTGCCCGCGTGATCGCAACGGTCATGGACCAGTTGCCGGCAGGAGTAGCTCTTGGCTCGCTGGATGAGGTGCTGACAGCCGATCGGGTAGCGCGTGCAGCCGCTGAGCAATTGATCGCGAGGAGTTCCGG